The Gemmatimonas sp. UBA7669 sequence CGTACAACCTAGATCCATCGGGTTCCACTGCGATTGCAAGGAGGCCATAACCAAGATGGTATACCGCGACTGGGCGGCCGGCCCAGTCGAATACGTGAAGATACTGACCGAACTGGCCGGAGTCCCTGAAGCGCTCGCGCACCTTGCCGGAAAACACCGCGAAAATCAGCTGATCGGTGGCTGCAAGTCCCACATAGCCGTACCGAATCTTGTCGCCCTGTGCCAAGGCTGGGCCCTTCGTCCCACTCGCGATGGAAAAATGGCCTACCTTAAACTCTGGTTCGAAGGAGAAGTGCCTTTGGGTTTCTCCTAGACGGACGCCGTTAGCGTCAAACAATTCGATTCGGTCGGCAAAGCGGGTACCGACTGCGATTCGCTGTCCTGATGAGCTAACGGCCATGTGAACTCGTTGCGCTTCTTGCCATACGGACGGCGGAACGCCCTCCGGTCTCTTTGGCAAGCTTCCGACACGAGAAGTCACCATACCATTCGAGTCGACGATCGACAGGCGTGAATTGTTCGTGAAGACGCCCGAACCGACGAATCGGTTCCCGGAAAGAGGCCGCAACTCGA is a genomic window containing:
- a CDS encoding BF3164 family lipoprotein → PDLGVHRGQEPWMLDRYKTPVIPLSGRVLEGSGVLTRPASLASSDSVLALIDRGADKQAIILSKRTGRVLLEFGRKGSGPGEFRGPSSIEVDPRSTRTFWVLDAQLRRLTRTKLGQRSFSPKSIDAMVQPLNETYLELRPLSGNRFVGSGVFTNNSRLSIVDSNGMVTSRVGSLPKRPEGVPPSVWQEAQRVHMAVSSSGQRIAVGTRFADRIELFDANGVRLGETQRHFSFEPEFKVGHFSIASGTKGPALAQGDKIRYGYVGLAATDQLIFAVFSGKVRERFRDSGQFGQYLHVFDWAGRPVAVYHLGYGLLAIAVEPDGSRLYGIRHDPEPAVLVYDMPRKK